Proteins found in one Moritella sp. Urea-trap-13 genomic segment:
- the nrfB gene encoding cytochrome c nitrite reductase pentaheme subunit, with protein MGNVKLTIRTTISFLLFICIYGFNFSVTAESSDRQAVNASTDSRHQVTFIRDSDDACTQCHKDSKETRQGTHGEKTALKLGRDLKCVECHNTVGPNHRENASQVTKYSAAQSQIGTHKTLLDFDAILKATDNCTECHTPERLQEKTWVHDVHAKKATCSSCHVIHADGEKEGMQALERKAQIAQCVDCHKDFNLNQEGKGD; from the coding sequence ATGGGTAATGTAAAATTAACCATACGTACAACGATTAGCTTTCTGCTCTTCATATGTATCTATGGTTTTAATTTCAGTGTTACTGCGGAGTCGTCAGATCGTCAGGCTGTTAATGCAAGCACTGATAGTCGACACCAAGTGACGTTTATTCGTGATAGTGATGATGCGTGTACGCAATGTCATAAAGACTCGAAAGAAACACGCCAAGGTACGCACGGTGAAAAAACCGCACTTAAACTTGGTAGAGACCTTAAATGTGTTGAATGCCATAACACAGTTGGTCCTAACCACCGCGAAAATGCCTCTCAAGTTACCAAGTACTCTGCAGCTCAATCTCAAATTGGCACCCATAAAACCCTGCTTGATTTTGACGCTATCTTAAAAGCAACGGACAATTGTACTGAATGTCATACCCCTGAACGACTACAAGAAAAAACTTGGGTACACGATGTACATGCTAAAAAAGCCACTTGCTCGTCTTGCCATGTGATCCATGCCGATGGTGAAAAAGAAGGTATGCAAGCACTAGAACGTAAGGCTCAAATTGCGCAGTGCGTCGATTGTCATAAAGACTTTAACTTGAATCAAGAAGGTAAGGGAGACTGA